Part of the Oscillibacter hominis genome is shown below.
CAGGCGCTCCACGCTCTGGCCCGCGGAGAACCGGGCGGTGAAAAAGGGCACGGAGCAGGCCACCCCCACTCCCAAGAGGTTGAGGGCAAGGGCCGCCGGGAGGGGGAAGACCAGCGTGGCCGCTACCTCGAACAGGGCCAGCGGCAGCAGCACGGACAGGCTCTTGACCGCATAGAGCAGCAAAAGGAGCAGCGCCGCCAGCAGCTGGTTTTCCGGCGTGTGATCCAGCAGGGCCTCCACGGTGAGGTCCCGGTCCGTCCCCAGGACCCAGATCACCAGGGCAATGGTCACGGCCATAGGCGCCAGCCGCAAAAGCCGCTTTCCCAAAGGCTCCTTTTTTTCCAAAGTCCCGCTCCTTTCCCTGTGATTGGGCCTGCGCCCCTCCGGCCGTTGCATTGGCCACTCTGCCGCCTGCTGAGCCGGATGAAAGCGCAAGATTTTGAACCTGCAGTTTATCTTATTATCATACCGCCGCAGGGCCGGAATGTAAATCATAAAATGACGCCGTGCCGGGATACTCCGGCACGGCGTTATTTTTTTAGGTACCGCCCTGCTGGGTGCCGCCCTGTCCGGCGCTGGAGGCGCTTCCATCCTCCGGCACAGGCCAGTTGATGGCGCCGTCCGGATTTTCCGGCGCGGAGGTGCCGCCTTCCGTCTCCGGGGTGGTGGGCGTGCCGCCGCCCTCCGGGGTCTCCGGCGTCACGGGCGTGGAGCCTCCACCCTCCGGCACCTCCGGCGTCACCGGATCGGTGACCTCCGGAGTTACGGGTTTCACAACAGGCGTATCCGGGACCTCCTTGGTGCCCCGCAGGATCACCTTGTTGCGGACCTTGTAGTCGCTGGAGGCCTCGAACGTGCTGGAGATCAGCTTGCCGCTGGCGTCGTATACATTGCGGTAGGTGCGGACCTTGTAGCCTATGTAGGGTGTGGTCTTCACCTTCTCCGTGCCCGTCGGCAGCGTGGGATCGTCCTCGTAGACCACCTCAAAGGGCGTGGTGCTCAAGTCCTCCTTGGTCATCTTCACGTATTTTCCCGTCAGGTTGGTGCCGTAGATGGTGACGGTCAGGAAATTTTTGGAGTAAACAGCGACAATTTTAATGGGATAGTCCGTGTTGTTGGCAAAGCGGAACTCCGGCCCGCCCCAGGACACGGTGGCGTCCATGCCCTTTGTGATGTAGGACGGCGCATAGCGGTGGGCCGCCCGGGTGACGATCTCCAGATCGGAGAGCAGCGCCGCCATATAGAGGGTGGAGGAGGTCTGGCAGATGCCGCCGCCGATCTCGTCCACGGTTTCGCCCTTCACATAGGCCGGGGCCGGCAGGTACCCCCGGGCCGCGGTGCGCTCACCCACCACGTCGTTGTAGGAAAAGACGTCGCCGCTGTTGAGCACAAAGCCGCTGATTGCTGCCGCGGACTTTTTCACATTGCCGATGCGGTTGGAGCTTCCGCTCACGTGGGTCTTGTAAGTGCCCAGCACATCCCGGAACAAAAGCGGCCGGAGCTCATCTGCCGTCACGGCGGGATACTCCACCACCGCCGGGATCTCCACGGTTTCACCGGGCTCCGCCTCGTCCAACAGCCGCTGGGCCTCCTCCTGGTCAAACTCAGCGCCCACCACGGCCTCGTAGATGCTGCCGGTCTTTGCGTCGTACCCGGCGTTTTTCACCTCCCGGGCCGCGGCGGTGTGGACCGCCTGGGCGGTGAGGACCGTGCCCTGCACCACCGTGTAGGGGATGGAGACGGACTCGTAGTCACACTTGCCCAGCGCCTCGCTCAGCACCTGGACCAGCGTGTCCGGGTCCAGGGAATAGCCGTCCTTGGCCTTGGTGATGTAGACGGCTTCCGACCCCATGGTGTAGGCGCCGTTCACCGGCTCGCGGCTCAGTTTTTTTGCAAGGGCGGGGGAGAGCTCCTCCAGCTTCTCGGCCTGGAGGACCGCGTCCACGCCGCCGCCGCTCAGCATCCCGCTGAGGTAGTGCCAGCCGGAGGCAAGGAAGCTTGCGCTGTGGCAGTAGTCGTAAGCCGCCCGGGCCGTGGCGGCGCTGTCCATGGTCACGCCGCCCAGGTCACCGAAGGTCAGGGGCACCTCGGCGCCGGAGTAATCGTCCCCGGACTCAGCCAGCGTCAAACCGACAGCCGTGTCGTCCGTCCAGGCGCCCTGGTGGGCCTCTAACTGAGCCTCCGCCTGGGCGATGGTCATCCCGCCCACCTCCCAGGTGTCCGCCACGCGGATGCCGGGGAAGATGGTGGTGCTGCGGCTGGCCGCGAAGCACAGGGCTATGTAACACAAGAGCAGGATGCCCGCGGCAACGGCGGCGATGGCCAGGCCCCGCTTATTCCATTTTTTCCCTGCCTCCATGTGTTTTCCTTCCATGTATGCCCTCCTATGGAACAATTGAATCAACTGCGGACAACCACACCCTATGCAACCGGCGGGCGGGTTATCACCACGTGACCCATTTTACCACAGAAATCGGGGGAAAAGCATTACAATCCCGTAACAACTGCTTTACCGTCCGCTCTGCTTGGGGATGCGGATGGTCAGCAGGATTTCGCTGTCCGTGTCCCGGCGGTCCCACCCTGCGTCCACGCCGGCCCGGCGCATCACGCCGAGGCCCCGCTCCACGCTGTTGAGGAACAGCCGCACGTCCTTGAGGATGAAGGTGGCCCGGCGCTGGGGCGGCGCGGTCTGGAGATGGGCGAGGCGCTGGTCGATGTAGGTTTCACTCTGGGCCACGTTGAGGCCGTGGTCGATGATGTAGCGCAGGGCCGCCGTCCGCTCGCCCTCCTCCTCCAGCCGCAGCAGCGCCCGGGCGTGGCGCTCGCTTAAGTTCGCCTGGCGCAGCAGCGCCCGGTCCGCCTCGCTCAGCCGCAGCAGCCGGAGCTTGTTGGCCACGGCGCTCTGGGACTTGCCCAGCCGGCGGCCAACCTCCTCCTGGCTGAGCCCGTAGTCCCCGATGAGTTTGGCCATGGCCTCGGCCTCCTCAAAATAGTGGAGGTCCTGGCGCTGGAGGTTTTCCACCAGGGCCAGGGCGGCGGAGTCCTCATCGCCCATGGCCGCCACAATACAGGGCACCTCCCGCAGCCCGGCCAGCGCCGAGGCACGGAGCCTGCGCTCACCGGCCACCAGTTCAAACTCGTCCCCCTTGCGCCGCACCGTCAGGGGCTGGAGCACCCCGTAGCGGCGGATGCTCTCCGACAGCTCCGAGAGCGCGCGCTCCTCAAAGTGGCGGCGGGGCTGGGCCGGGTTGGGGCGGATTTTCTCCAGGGGGATGCGGAGCACGGACCCCGCCTTACGGTAAAACTGCATGAAAAGACTCCTTTCCCGGAAATACTCTTCTTTCTATCCTACGGATTTTCATTCGACTTTACCTGAAAAAACCGTCGAAGGGGTGGGAAAATTTCAAATGATTTGCTATACTGGTTCAATTCGGAGGAATCCGCAAGGTTTTGAATGAGTTTGTGAGAAAAAGAGGTGCACCATGGAACCCATTGCTGCCATTGCCACCGCCCTGGCCCCCTCGGCCATCGGCGTGATCCGCGTCAGCGGCGAAGGAGCCGCCGCCCTGGCCAGCCGCGTTTTTTCCCCTGCCGCGGGAAAGCCGCTGGATAAATGTCCCCCCAGAACCATGCACTACGGCACCATGTCAGATCGGCGCCGCCGCACGGTGGACCGGGGGATGGCCGTCTGGTTCCCCGCCGGCCGCAGCTACACCGGCGAGGAGTCGGCGGAGCTCTACTGCCACGGCTCCCCGGTGGCCATGGGAGAGGTGCTGGAAGCCCTCTTTGAAGCCGGGGCCAGGCAGGCCGGGCCGGGGGAGTTCACCCGCCGCGCCTTTTTGAACGGCCGTATGGACCTGACCTCGGCGGAGGCTGTGATGGACCTCATCGACGCGGAGACAGCGGAAGCGGCCCGCCTGGCCGCCTCTCAGAGCGGCGGCGCCCTGGGCCGCACGGCCCAGGCGGTCTATGACGGCCTGCTGGACCTCTCCGCCCGGTTTTCAGCGGTGGTGGATTACCCGGACGAGGATTTGGAGGACGTCCGCCCTGATGAGATCCGCGCCGCGCTGGATCGGGCGGAGGAGACGCTCTCCGCCCTGCTTTCCACGGCCGGCAGGGGGGCGGTCATGAGGACCGGTGTGCCCACCGCCCTCATCGGACGGCCCAACGCTGGCAAATCGTCCCTGCTCAACGCCCTGGCCGGGACAGAGCGGGTGATCGTCACCGCCCGGCCCGGCACCACCCGGGACACGGTGGAGGAGCCGGTACGGCTGGGGGACGTGACGCTGCGGCTCATCGACACCGCCGGTATCCGGGACGCGGAGGAGGAGGCGGAGCGATTGGGCGTGGAGCGCTCCCGCCGGGCCGCTGCCCAGGCGGAGCTGGCCATTTTGGTGCTGGATGGGTCCGCCCCCTGGTCCGGGGAGGATGAGCAGGCGCTGGAGGCCGCCTCCGCCGCAAAGCGCCTGCTGGTGGTGCGGTCCAAGGCGGACCTGCCCCAGGAGCCGGGCCTTGCGGAGCGCTTTCCCCAGGCCCTTTCGGTCAGCGCAAAGACCGGCCGGGGCATAGAGGACATAGTGCGGGCGGTCGGCGGACTCTTCCCGTCGCCGGAGGCCGCCTTCACCCTGACCAACCAGCGCCAGCAGGACGCGGTGCGCCGGGCCTTGGAGGCCGTGAAGCGCTCCCGCCAGGCCCTGGAGCTGACGCCGGACGCGGCCCTCACCGATGTGGAGGAGGCCATGGCTGCCCTGGGGGAGCTCCTGGGCGCCACGCCGAGGGAAGACATTGTGGAGCAGGTGTTCGCCCGGTTCTGCGTGGGAAAATAGCGAAAACCGGCAGGAGCGCGTTTTTTGCATGAAAAGCGATATTGAATCAGCCGTTAAATGATTTACAAAACCAGATTTTTGTGGTATGCTATGTCTGTTTCTATGGAGTTTCAAAAGAAGGAGGCAAGGAAATGGACGAGCTGCACGCGCTGCAGGAGGTGCTGCGCGGCCAACGGCCGGTGGAGTGGGATCAGCTGCCCGACATCCCGCTGTATATGGATCAGGTGCTCTCTTACATGGACCGGCAGAGCATCCGCGTGGATGAGAGCGACGCGCTGACCTCCGCCATGGTGAACAACTACACCAAAAGCGGACTGGTGCCCCGGGCCGAGGGGAAGAAGTACGGCCGGGAGCATCTGGCCTATCTGACGGCCATCTGCGCCCTCAAGCAGGTGATGTCCGCCCGGGACATGGCGCTCATCATCGGCAAGGAGACGGAGGGGAGCCACTCGGTGGAGGAGATGTATCAGCGTTTTCGCACCAGCCTGGACCAGGCGCTGGAGCATGCCGCCGGGGAGATGGACCCCTATCTGGACGAGGAGAAGCTGGCTGACGGCGCCGTCCACTTTGCCCTGTTGAGCTATGCCGCCGGCGTGGCCAGCCGGCGCTACGTGAACGTGCTGCGGTCTCTGGAGCCGGAGAGCAAGAGGAAAAAATAAGCCGGCGGCGCCGGTTTTCTGAAGGAGAGAGGAACTATGAGAGAGTTTGTCATTATGACCGACAGCTGCTGCGACATGACCGCAAAAATGGCGGCGGATTTGGAGCTGGAGGTGCTGCCCCTGTCGCTGCACATGGGTGCTCAGGAGTACCGCAACCTGTTGGACGGCAGCGAGATCGGCTTCCAGGACTTCTACAACCGCATCCGCTCCGGGGAGGAGGCCACCACCTCTGCCATCAGCGTCGGCGCGTTTGAGGAGCGGATGCGCCCCATCCTCCGCCAGGGAAGAGATATCCTGTGCATCAATTTTTCCTCGGCCCTGTCCACGACCTACCAGTCCGCGGCCATTGCGGCCGAGGATATGCGCGCGGAGTTCCCCGAGGCCAAGGTCCTGGTAGTGGACAGCCTGTGCGCCTCATTGGGCCAGGGGCTGCTGGTCTATCTCTGCGCCCAGGAGAAAAAGCGGGGCGCGACCATCGACGAGGTCCACGCCTTCGCCGAGGCCACCAAGGGCAGGGTCTGCCACTGGTTCACCGTGGACGATCTGAACCATCTCAAGCGGGGCGGCCGCATCAGCGCCGCCACGGCGCTCTTCGGCACCATGCTCTCCATCAAGCCGGTGATGCACGTGGACGACACAGGCCACCTGGTGCCTGTCAGCAAGGCCCGGGGCCGCAGGTCCTCCCTGGTGGAGCTGGTGAACCATATGGAAAAGACCGCCGTGGACCCGGCCCATCAGACCGTGTTCATCAGCCACGGCGACTGCGAGGGCGACGCGCTGTTTGTGGCCGACGAGATCAAAAAGCGCTTCGGCACGGAGCAGATCTACCTCAATTTCGTTGGGCCCGTCATCGGCAACCACTCCGGCCCGGGCACGGTGGCCCTGTTCTTCCTGGGCAGCCAGCGCTGAAGCGAGGCGGCGGAATGAATTGGCTGGAGCTGCACATTGACACCTCTCCCGCCGGGCTGGAGCCGGTGACCACGCTGCTTTCCGCACTGGGGATCGACGGCGTGGTGGTGGACGACGAGGGAGAGTTCCTGGAGTTTTTGGAGAACAACCATCAGTACTGGGACTATGTGGACGAGGAGCTGATGGCGCGGGAGCGGGGCAAGTCCCGCATCACCTTCTACCTGGAGGAGAACGAATCGGGGTTCAGCCTGTTAGGCCAGGTGCGCATCGCCCTTTCCGCCCTCAAGCGGGAGCGGAGCGACTGCGGCACGCTGCTGCTCACCATGGAGAACCTTCAGGACTCCGACTGGGAGAATAACTGGAAGCAGTACTATAAGCCTATGGAGATCGGGGAGCGGCTGATCGTCATCCCCGAGTGGGAACAGGCGGACACCGGGGGCCGCATCCCCCTGATCCTCAATCCCGGGCTCACCTTTGGGACCGGAAGCCACGCCACCACCCGGCTGTGCCTGACAGCCCTGGAGCGCCACGTCCGCGGCGGCGAGCAGGTGCTTGACCTGGGCTGCGGCAGCGGCATTTTGTCCGTGGCCGCCCTGGCGCTGGGGGCGGAGCACGCCGTGGCCGTGGACATCGACGACAAGTGTCTGAACGTGGCCTATGAAAACGCGTCCCTCAACCACATCGGCCGCGACCGCTGCCGGGTGCTGGTGGGCAACGTGCTCTCCGACGACGCCCTCCGGCAGGAGATCGGCTCCGGCTACGACATCGTGGTGGCCAACATTGTGGCGGATGTGATCATCGCCCTGGCCCCCATGGTGGGGGAGCTGAAGAAGCGGGAGGGGCTGTTCCTCTGCTCCGGCATCATTGACGACCGGGCGGTGGAGGTGGCGGACCGGCTCCGCCAGGCGGGCCTTGCCATTTTGGAGACCAGGGAGAGCGAGGGCTGGTTTTCCTATCTTTGCAGATAGCGCGGACGGAAGGCCGGCGGAGGGTTGCGCTTCCCCGGCGCAATGGGAAAGAAAAAAGCAGAGGCAAGCTTGCCTCTGCTTTTTTTCTGTTGTCAGCTGGTGGACACCGATACGCTGGCTACCCGGTCATTCTCCAGCCCCAGCGTCAAAAAGGCGCAGTCGATGGAGATCAGCCCCGGTTCCATCCCCAACTCATAGGAGAGAAAGGCGCCGGAGTCTGTTAAATACACCGTCTCCTCCCCAAGGAGGGCCTTCACCTGGTGGACGCTCATGCCCTCCAGGTCGTAGCGGCCCAGCAGGTTGTCCACCAGGTCCGCGCGCCGCTCCGGGGAACTGAGCCAGCGCTCCGTGGTGAAGGTGTGCTGGAAGCGGCACCACACCACGGCCGCAAGGGCGATGGCCAGCGCGGCAATCCCCAGCCACAGCTTCTTTTCCTTCCACGCCGCATTCATCCTTCAGTCCTCCTTTTCAAAGCCCTCATTGAGACGCGCCTCCACGTCTGAGAGGAACTGCGTCCAGGCGTCCTCATGGTCCACATAGTATTTGGGGCAGATTTTTCCCGTTACATCATAATGACGGATGACGTCCTCATTTGGTTTCAAATGATAGGTCTCGCACAGCCAGGCCGTCAGCTCCACCACCTGCCCATAGGTCACGTCGGAAAACTGCCCGGTCTCGTCCGGATGGCACACCTCCACCGCCACGGTGTCGTCGTTGCGGCTGTTCGAGGCGTATGCGATCTCCGTCAGGGGGATGCACTGGATGACCTCCCCCTCCAGCCCCACCACAAAGTGGGCGCTGGCATAGGTGTCTTCCTCCCCGGTGGAGAGGGATTCAAAGTAGTTGCGGTTGGCCTGGGCGGAAGTGCCGGGGTTGCCCACATAGTGGATCACCACGCCCCGGACCTCCTTCAGCTTGTCGCCGGGCCGGGACCAGGGGTTTTCCGTCAGAAACTGCTGTTCCACCCACCCGGGTGCCTGGACGTCCGACGGCCTTGAGCGCAGCAAAACCCACGCGCCAAAGCATAGAAACGCCAGCGCCAGCAGCAGCGGTGCCGGGGTAATGCCCCGGGTTCTCTTTCTGTGTCGTGTCGCCATAGGAGATCAGGCCGCCTCCGCCGCAACGATTTCCGTGGGGCCATCGGCCCCGCCGATGACGCCTTCCTCTTCCGCAAGGGTCTCGTTGTAGAACGCGTTTTCCGTTTCCCGCCGCTCCTTCTCCGTCATCAGGGGCCGCTCTTCGCCGGCGATGCCCAGCTCTTCCAACACCTGGAGGGTGGAGCGCATGCCGGTGTTGAGTTCGATGCGGACATAGTTGGTCTGGTTGTGCTGATCCATGAGGCAGTAAAGTTCCAGGCTGTTGGTCATCTGGCTGTCCTCATCAAAGAGGTTCTGGCCGGCACGGCCGGATTGGATGTCCTCCCAAATGGCCGTTGCCACCGCCCTGGCCTCGTCTGTGGTCAGGCTGTACCAGTTGTTGGAGGAGGAGCCCCGCTCGGAGAATGTGAAGTACTCGAACTCGCCGCCGCTGACCTTGGTGAGGTCGCCGCCGTTGAGCATGTATTCGATCTGGGCCTGAGGCTCCGCGCAGAATGCACGCAGGGCACAGACGGCGAATTTGCTGTCCGTCAGCTCCTCCTTCAGATAATAGTAGGTGTAGCTCCGGCTCAGCTCACTGCCGCCCGCAAGGCGGTAGGTGAGACGCAGATACATGCTGGAATAGGCGGGCCGCTCCAGGTTCGATGATCTGAGCCAGCGGTCATATTCCCGGGACCGGTCCATCTGAAAGTCCTTTTCCGCCACAGACCTGCCGTGGACCTCCCGCAGCAGGTCGATCAGGGCGGGGTCCTCCGTTTCAGCGTCGAAGTATTGAGAGGGGCCGCTGATGGAGTAGCTGATGCTCTCGATGTCCTCCGCGGCGGGCACTTTGGCCTCCAGGCCCAGCAGGTCCATGGACATGCAGAGGCTGAAGGCAAGCAGCACCGCCGTCAGCACCGCTGCGCCTTTCCAGGAGGCGCGGAACACCCGGAAGGACTTTTTCATCAGCATCTCTGCCGCGAAATAGCCCAGCAGGCCCATGAGGATCATGCACACCAGCACGCCCGCCAGGGAGTAGTCCGACTGGAACTGGTACTGGCCCCAGGTCAGATAGTACAGACCCTGGCCAAGCCCTAAGGCGGAGCAGCAGGCCACGCCGTACTTGAACACCGGCTTTGCCCAGCCCACGGCCACGGTGTCGCCGGCGGTCTCGCTGTTTCTGCAGCAGTAGAGCGCCAAGGCCGCCAGGGCAAATGCCACGCCTACGGCGACATAGATCCACACCGCGCCCAGCCCCAGGATGCGGACGGAGAGAATATCGGTATAGCTTTCATCCCATACGTATTCCACCCGCAGATTCCGGGAAAGATAGACCGCAGGGGAAAGCCGGAGGGCCCACAGGGTAAACCCGCCGCTGCCGCCGCTCTGGTAGCCGTAGAGAAAAATGGAGGAGAAGGTCCGCGCCAGGTAGTCGATGCCGATTGCGAGGACGTTCCCCACGCCGAAAAACACGGGGATGGCCAGCACCTGTCCGGTGAACATGGCACACAGCACGCCGAAGGAGAAAAACAGCACCGAGAGGCAGCAGCTCACCCCCAGCCAGATCACAAGCTCCCGCATGGGCATGCTTGCGCTGCCGGTGAGCAGCACCAGATAGGTCAGGACAAAGACCAGCACATGGGCTGAGAAGAACATGAACAGCCCCGAGAGATAGTTGGTCCAGAAGAGCCCGGCGCGCCGGATGGGCAGCGTGTGGACAAAACCCACGGACCGGGCGGTGCAGAGATAGCTGTAGAGGGCCATGGCCATCAGGCAGCCGAACAAAAGCGTCATATAGAGGGAGAAGTCGCTGGCGCTGCTGAGAATATCCCGGGCCAGGTCCGGGTAGGCGGGCTCCGGGTAGTAGCTGTACCCGCTGTGCAGCCGGGTGAACAGGGTCAGCGGCAGGGCCAGGGTCCAGATCAGTGCATAGGCCGCCCACAGGGGCCAGAACCGGGTGAGGTTTTTGCGGAACAAGGTGCCCGAGAGCAGGGGCATCCTGACCGGATCAGAGGATGATGTCTTTGACTGCATAGTCGGCACCTCCCAACTCATAAATGAAGATTTCCTCCAGCGTCAGCGGCACGGCGTCCGCCAGCAGGGGAGTGTATGCTGCCAGGCGGCCCTCGGCCTCCTCGGCCCCCATGCGCATGATCAGCGTGTGGATGCGGCCCACCCGGGAGGCGTGGAGCACGGGGAGCTCCGGGGGAACCTCCGAAACGCCGTCGGGGAAGACCACCTGCATCTTGACCATGTTGTCCTGGAGCTGGGCCAGGGACCGCTCCAGGAGGACTTGGCCGTGGTTCATGATGCCCACGTGGTCGCAGACGTCCTCCAGCTCCCGCAGGTTGTGGGAGGAGACCAGCACCGTGGTGCCCCGCTCGCTGACGTCGTTCATAATGAGGCCCCACACCTGGCGGCGCATCACCGGGTCCAGGCCGTCCACCGGCTCATCCAGCACCAGTACGTCCGGCAGGCAGCACATGGCCAGCCAGAAGGCGACCTGCTTCTGCATGCCCTTGCTCAGGCGGCGGATGGTGCGGTTTTCGTCGATTTCAAAGATATCCTTCAGCTTCTCGTACCGCTCCATGGAGAAGCGGGGATAAAACCCGCGGTAAAACCGCATCATATCCCGGGCGGAGGACTGGAGGAAATAGTACCAGTCGTCGGGGATGGCGGCGATGCGGGATTTGAGCTCCGGGTTCTCCCAGACCTTCTGCCCGTCGATGGTGA
Proteins encoded:
- a CDS encoding ParB/RepB/Spo0J family partition protein codes for the protein MQFYRKAGSVLRIPLEKIRPNPAQPRRHFEERALSELSESIRRYGVLQPLTVRRKGDEFELVAGERRLRASALAGLREVPCIVAAMGDEDSAALALVENLQRQDLHYFEEAEAMAKLIGDYGLSQEEVGRRLGKSQSAVANKLRLLRLSEADRALLRQANLSERHARALLRLEEEGERTAALRYIIDHGLNVAQSETYIDQRLAHLQTAPPQRRATFILKDVRLFLNSVERGLGVMRRAGVDAGWDRRDTDSEILLTIRIPKQSGR
- a CDS encoding DegV family protein — translated: MREFVIMTDSCCDMTAKMAADLELEVLPLSLHMGAQEYRNLLDGSEIGFQDFYNRIRSGEEATTSAISVGAFEERMRPILRQGRDILCINFSSALSTTYQSAAIAAEDMRAEFPEAKVLVVDSLCASLGQGLLVYLCAQEKKRGATIDEVHAFAEATKGRVCHWFTVDDLNHLKRGGRISAATALFGTMLSIKPVMHVDDTGHLVPVSKARGRRSSLVELVNHMEKTAVDPAHQTVFISHGDCEGDALFVADEIKKRFGTEQIYLNFVGPVIGNHSGPGTVALFFLGSQR
- a CDS encoding VanW family protein, with amino-acid sequence MEGKHMEAGKKWNKRGLAIAAVAAGILLLCYIALCFAASRSTTIFPGIRVADTWEVGGMTIAQAEAQLEAHQGAWTDDTAVGLTLAESGDDYSGAEVPLTFGDLGGVTMDSAATARAAYDYCHSASFLASGWHYLSGMLSGGGVDAVLQAEKLEELSPALAKKLSREPVNGAYTMGSEAVYITKAKDGYSLDPDTLVQVLSEALGKCDYESVSIPYTVVQGTVLTAQAVHTAAAREVKNAGYDAKTGSIYEAVVGAEFDQEEAQRLLDEAEPGETVEIPAVVEYPAVTADELRPLLFRDVLGTYKTHVSGSSNRIGNVKKSAAAISGFVLNSGDVFSYNDVVGERTAARGYLPAPAYVKGETVDEIGGGICQTSSTLYMAALLSDLEIVTRAAHRYAPSYITKGMDATVSWGGPEFRFANNTDYPIKIVAVYSKNFLTVTIYGTNLTGKYVKMTKEDLSTTPFEVVYEDDPTLPTGTEKVKTTPYIGYKVRTYRNVYDASGKLISSTFEASSDYKVRNKVILRGTKEVPDTPVVKPVTPEVTDPVTPEVPEGGGSTPVTPETPEGGGTPTTPETEGGTSAPENPDGAINWPVPEDGSASSAGQGGTQQGGT
- a CDS encoding DUF1836 domain-containing protein encodes the protein MDELHALQEVLRGQRPVEWDQLPDIPLYMDQVLSYMDRQSIRVDESDALTSAMVNNYTKSGLVPRAEGKKYGREHLAYLTAICALKQVMSARDMALIIGKETEGSHSVEEMYQRFRTSLDQALEHAAGEMDPYLDEEKLADGAVHFALLSYAAGVASRRYVNVLRSLEPESKRKK
- a CDS encoding TVP38/TMEM64 family protein, translated to MEKKEPLGKRLLRLAPMAVTIALVIWVLGTDRDLTVEALLDHTPENQLLAALLLLLLYAVKSLSVLLPLALFEVAATLVFPLPAALALNLLGVGVACSVPFFTARFSAGQSVERLMEKHPKLHALRDFRVGNDFIYAFLVRVVGLFSCDIVSMYMGASGLRYRPYVLGSVLGFAPQTICFTLMGDAIEEPGSPQFLIALGVMAATTAAAVAAYGLWRRRGRL
- the mnmE gene encoding tRNA uridine-5-carboxymethylaminomethyl(34) synthesis GTPase MnmE produces the protein MEPIAAIATALAPSAIGVIRVSGEGAAALASRVFSPAAGKPLDKCPPRTMHYGTMSDRRRRTVDRGMAVWFPAGRSYTGEESAELYCHGSPVAMGEVLEALFEAGARQAGPGEFTRRAFLNGRMDLTSAEAVMDLIDAETAEAARLAASQSGGALGRTAQAVYDGLLDLSARFSAVVDYPDEDLEDVRPDEIRAALDRAEETLSALLSTAGRGAVMRTGVPTALIGRPNAGKSSLLNALAGTERVIVTARPGTTRDTVEEPVRLGDVTLRLIDTAGIRDAEEEAERLGVERSRRAAAQAELAILVLDGSAPWSGEDEQALEAASAAKRLLVVRSKADLPQEPGLAERFPQALSVSAKTGRGIEDIVRAVGGLFPSPEAAFTLTNQRQQDAVRRALEAVKRSRQALELTPDAALTDVEEAMAALGELLGATPREDIVEQVFARFCVGK
- a CDS encoding peptidoglycan recognition protein family protein, translating into MATRHRKRTRGITPAPLLLALAFLCFGAWVLLRSRPSDVQAPGWVEQQFLTENPWSRPGDKLKEVRGVVIHYVGNPGTSAQANRNYFESLSTGEEDTYASAHFVVGLEGEVIQCIPLTEIAYASNSRNDDTVAVEVCHPDETGQFSDVTYGQVVELTAWLCETYHLKPNEDVIRHYDVTGKICPKYYVDHEDAWTQFLSDVEARLNEGFEKED
- a CDS encoding ABC transporter ATP-binding protein codes for the protein MIEVNNVVKRFDGFAALDGASLSVPAGAVYGLVGPNGAGKSTLIRHLTGIYRQDSGTITIDGQKVWENPELKSRIAAIPDDWYYFLQSSARDMMRFYRGFYPRFSMERYEKLKDIFEIDENRTIRRLSKGMQKQVAFWLAMCCLPDVLVLDEPVDGLDPVMRRQVWGLIMNDVSERGTTVLVSSHNLRELEDVCDHVGIMNHGQVLLERSLAQLQDNMVKMQVVFPDGVSEVPPELPVLHASRVGRIHTLIMRMGAEEAEGRLAAYTPLLADAVPLTLEEIFIYELGGADYAVKDIIL
- a CDS encoding ABC transporter permease, which produces MQSKTSSSDPVRMPLLSGTLFRKNLTRFWPLWAAYALIWTLALPLTLFTRLHSGYSYYPEPAYPDLARDILSSASDFSLYMTLLFGCLMAMALYSYLCTARSVGFVHTLPIRRAGLFWTNYLSGLFMFFSAHVLVFVLTYLVLLTGSASMPMRELVIWLGVSCCLSVLFFSFGVLCAMFTGQVLAIPVFFGVGNVLAIGIDYLARTFSSIFLYGYQSGGSGGFTLWALRLSPAVYLSRNLRVEYVWDESYTDILSVRILGLGAVWIYVAVGVAFALAALALYCCRNSETAGDTVAVGWAKPVFKYGVACCSALGLGQGLYYLTWGQYQFQSDYSLAGVLVCMILMGLLGYFAAEMLMKKSFRVFRASWKGAAVLTAVLLAFSLCMSMDLLGLEAKVPAAEDIESISYSISGPSQYFDAETEDPALIDLLREVHGRSVAEKDFQMDRSREYDRWLRSSNLERPAYSSMYLRLTYRLAGGSELSRSYTYYYLKEELTDSKFAVCALRAFCAEPQAQIEYMLNGGDLTKVSGGEFEYFTFSERGSSSNNWYSLTTDEARAVATAIWEDIQSGRAGQNLFDEDSQMTNSLELYCLMDQHNQTNYVRIELNTGMRSTLQVLEELGIAGEERPLMTEKERRETENAFYNETLAEEEGVIGGADGPTEIVAAEAA
- the prmA gene encoding 50S ribosomal protein L11 methyltransferase translates to MNWLELHIDTSPAGLEPVTTLLSALGIDGVVVDDEGEFLEFLENNHQYWDYVDEELMARERGKSRITFYLEENESGFSLLGQVRIALSALKRERSDCGTLLLTMENLQDSDWENNWKQYYKPMEIGERLIVIPEWEQADTGGRIPLILNPGLTFGTGSHATTRLCLTALERHVRGGEQVLDLGCGSGILSVAALALGAEHAVAVDIDDKCLNVAYENASLNHIGRDRCRVLVGNVLSDDALRQEIGSGYDIVVANIVADVIIALAPMVGELKKREGLFLCSGIIDDRAVEVADRLRQAGLAILETRESEGWFSYLCR